The genomic window ATTTGCCGCCCTTGCCACCACACATCGCCAGCAATACATCCAGCACCCAGCACAATCGTCACCAACGACCAGGTCAGTTTACGCAGCGACAAGCCTGCACCTGCTCGCGCACCCAGCATGGCCACCAATACTGGCAGACAACCGATGATCAGCGAAGTAGGTGCCACCCCGACACGTTGCACCGCCAGCACCACCAATACGTAGTACACCAGATTCCCCAGCAAGCTCAGCTTGACCAATGCCAGCCAGTCCCGCCGTGTCAGCCCCTGGCAACATTCACGCCAGACAGGCACCAACATCAGCAACGACAGCAGGCCATAAGCCAGATATCGACCTGCTGACAATTCCCATGACGAAAATCCCGGTAACCATTGCGGCACCAGGAAAATACCTCCCCATAATGCACCGGCCATGACACCGAATGACACCCCTCGAACCACATCGCACTCCAATCATTGGTGAGCACGCAGTGTAGAGTCCGTGCGGGCGGAAATCTGTCGTCGAACTAGGGTGTTTTGTCTTGAGACGCTGATTGCGCTTGACGACGCAACGTCAGCGGAGCCAATCCATAGGCCCGGCGTACCGCCTGAGCGAAGGCACTTTGCGAGGCATAGCCCACCCGTTCGCCCACCTCGCCTATTGGCAACGCAGTAGATTGCAACAGATACTGGGCATGCTGCATGCGTCGCTGCCTGACGTACTCCATCGGTGCCAGGCCCAGTTCGCTGATAAAGCGGGCATGAAAGTGCGAAGGAGATAGATGCACCTGCCGTGCCAGATCAGCTACCGACAACGGGTGCGCACAATGCTGATCGATATACTGGTTCAGCTTGGTCAACGGCAATAACCCAGGTGCCGGCAATACCGCTTCGCTCATTGCCGCCAACAGAACCGCCGCACCATGTCTGGCCAGCACGTCATCCAGATAGGGGGCATCTGCCAGCCACCTCACCATACCGGCCGCCATCGGATTCAACGGAACGCATTGCGGCATGGTCAGCACGCGACGGCCTGCATCGGCATATCCACCCAGCAAATCTTGCAACGCACTTTCTTCACCTGGCGCATCCAGCACCAGACATTGGCTTTCACCAGCAAAGGCATGCACACACCCAGCCGGAATCACCGCTGCCCGATCCGGCAATGCCAGGTTCTGTCGGCCGTCGATCTCCAAAGCCAGCGCACCGGACAGCCCAAACACCAGTTGGGCATGATCATGGCGATGGCTGGTGACATGATGATGGTAATGTCGGATGGACAGCACAAGGCGCCCCACTTGCGAACGATCGAATAATGATATCCGGACTTCCAGCAAGGGTGGCGACATTTCATCAGACGGTAGCAACATAAAATGCGTCCGTACGGGCAGATGTAAAAGATGCAGCTTTCGCCAACCCAGCCTACAATCCAGCCCATACAAAAAGGAGCCATATCATGCGCTGGGATGACATGCGACAAAGTGACAACGTCGAGGACCGACGGGGTGAAGGTGGCCGTGGCGGCTTGCCGGTTGGTGGCTTGAGCATAGGCGGCATTGTGGCAGTTACGGTGATCAGCCTACTGTTGGGACAAAACCCGCTGGAAATGCTCGGCTTGTTGCAACCCGCCCAGCAAACACCTCAGCAGGCGGCCCCCCATACTGCAAGCAATCAGCCATCAGGCACGCTCGACAAGGGTAAACAGCTTGTGTCCGCTGTGCTGGGTGACACTGAAGACACCTGGGACCGGTTATTCCAGCAAGCTGGAGCACGCTATGAGCGACCCAAGCTGGTACTGTTCCGACAAGCAGTATCCTCTGCCTGTGGGCGGGCCAGCTCAGCAGTTGGGCCGTTTTATTGCCCCGGCGATCGAAAGATGTATCTGGACTTAGGCTTTTTCGAGGAACTGCAGCAACGCTTTGCTGCCCCCGGTGATTTTGCACAAGCCTATGTGATTGCCCATGAAGTCGGCCATCATGTGCAAAATCTGATGGGTGTGTCAGGCCAGGTTCACCAGAAGCAGCAAGGCCTGGGTAAAAAAGCAGCAAATGCCCTATCCGTTCAACTTGAACTCCAGGCAGATTGCCTGGCTGGCGTTTGGGGCCACTATGCCCACCAACGCAAATTGCTGGACCCAGGCGACATGGAAGAAGCCCTGACCGCGGCCCATGCCATTGGTGACGATACCTTGCAACGCAACGC from Chitinivorax sp. B includes these protein-coding regions:
- a CDS encoding AraC family transcriptional regulator; its protein translation is MLLPSDEMSPPLLEVRISLFDRSQVGRLVLSIRHYHHHVTSHRHDHAQLVFGLSGALALEIDGRQNLALPDRAAVIPAGCVHAFAGESQCLVLDAPGEESALQDLLGGYADAGRRVLTMPQCVPLNPMAAGMVRWLADAPYLDDVLARHGAAVLLAAMSEAVLPAPGLLPLTKLNQYIDQHCAHPLSVADLARQVHLSPSHFHARFISELGLAPMEYVRQRRMQHAQYLLQSTALPIGEVGERVGYASQSAFAQAVRRAYGLAPLTLRRQAQSASQDKTP
- a CDS encoding neutral zinc metallopeptidase, coding for MRWDDMRQSDNVEDRRGEGGRGGLPVGGLSIGGIVAVTVISLLLGQNPLEMLGLLQPAQQTPQQAAPHTASNQPSGTLDKGKQLVSAVLGDTEDTWDRLFQQAGARYERPKLVLFRQAVSSACGRASSAVGPFYCPGDRKMYLDLGFFEELQQRFAAPGDFAQAYVIAHEVGHHVQNLMGVSGQVHQKQQGLGKKAANALSVQLELQADCLAGVWGHYAHQRKLLDPGDMEEALTAAHAIGDDTLQRNATGHVVPDAFTHGSSEQRMYWFKRGFETGDMRQCDTFSRGTS